GGAATCTTCTCAGATACCAGTGAAATCTAACCAcagcaaatatttaaattataGTTTAAGTGTCAAAATAAAGCCATTATTTAGCTAATCACGGACGTGGAGTTCCAAAAACGCAAACATTTTAAGAACTCTAGATATGATCTGGAATTATTAGAGTTTCAACCGATACGGAAGAGAAAATGGCCGACAAACATAATCAAGGTCATTGTTTATTAATGAGGAACAAAGAACCAAACTTGGCTCCAGTAATGAGGGATTATTTTGTTGACATTCGCTCATTTTGGTGAAAGCTGAAATTTGCTTCTCTTGTGGATAATCCTGCAACTGAAATTAAAAGTATGTTATTATTAAGGCCTACATGTAAGTGTGGGTGTAATTCTGTGCTGGAAGTTGTTTGAACGCCATAACAAACCGATTTTGGCACATTCAATGTTATCGAGACACGAAAAAGCAGCAgtagcgccacctggtggctgAAAGTTTAGACCTACATTCTCTACATTCAAGCTGGGCCCAAAACACTTTGGGAAACATTTTCTGCTGACGGCGCTTTGCTAGGTTACTTTATTCTGGCCTCCAGCACCACTGTAAGGACCTTTGGAGATTTATTTGAGCAGGATCCCAAAGAGCAAGTTTCAAGGGCTGCCTTCCATCACCTGTGCAACATTGCTAACGTTCAGCACCGTTTGTCCGAAGGTGATACAGAAGTACAGAATTTCATGCATTTGTTTCTTCCAGACTTGATTACAGCAATTCACTCTTATTGGGCTTTCCAAACAAATTGTGAATCCTCTGCAgcttttttatttcctccttgAGAGAACCGGTGACCTGCCCATCATTCAGCCGTCTGTTTTGCCCCCGGTGCACGTTTTTCCACCCACCATTGTGCTCTGTATCATCTGAGCCTGGCTCTCCCTCCACACCAGGCAACTTCATCACTGGCTTCTACCTGTCTGTAAGACTTGACTAGGGAAAACACCTCAATATCTCTCTAAACTCTTGCACCTTTCCCATCATAACTACCATCTGAGGTCCACTGACCATTACTGTCTATTctaaaacacactttctttgACCAAAGTTACTTTACTTTTACCACAGCAAGAGATTTGAACGCCCTTAAACTTTCAGTTCTTTCATCACTTCACGCATTTAAACAGAAACTACAACAATCCCTAGCTGACTGTTTTACGTATGGATTCCCCTTTTGTTTATATATTCTGTAgttatttgttgttttagtcTTTATTATCTCTTCATCGTTGGTTTTATGGGCTGCTGAGCCCTCTGGTCAGGTCAATATTGTAAATGAGAAGCTGTTCTGAGTCGATCTTAGATGGTAAAATCAagttcaaataaatgaaatggtCTTTTAGCATCGGCTCCTTGTAAAATTTAGAGTTGCCCATTTGGGAATAGGTTGCGATTTGTTTTGAAAGTGAACACCACAGTAGGGGGTCCGTAGCGATGAATGGGAACATCTTTCATGTGTTATTCTTTATCCCCAAcacaaaaatgagcaaaaatgaGTTCAAACAAGTCTGAAGATTACAGGATCAAAATTTTTGAGATTTGAGATctttcaaaggtcaaagatgctcttttttattattattattattattattattattattattattattattatcttatTATTTTCTCTTATCAAAGCAACATACTATTAGAAATATGTTGTTTTAGAATTGGCCGCTGTCCTACTGGTATTAACTACAAACACAGTCAGCAACTATAGAAATaactagaaaataaaaaaagctaaGATACTGAAACCAAAACACACTAAAATGTGCGGCTCGATTGGGAATAGCTCGCTGTGACCTTGGTACAGCAATGCAGCGTAAGGAGCCTGACAAATTGAAATTTTTTTCAAATGATGGGTCTATCGTGATGAATGGGTACATCTTCAATTTGTCGATATCCAATCAATATTCTAACATCCCACCCCACGCTGGACCTCATTACAAAAAGGATCAAACATCTCCATAGGTCAAGGGATTGAAAAAGTTTTGGGTTTTGATCTTTCAAAGGTTAAaggagctttgattcaaagcaaCATAATACTGTATATTAAGCTGAGGTTACGTTGTATTACAACTGCTCTCTATACAACTGGTATCACTTAACTTAAGCAGCAACTATAGTAAGACAATCTACAAAAAGGTGAGATATTCAACACTCAATCGGGAATAGTCAGGTATAACCTTTGAATGTTACTGCAACTCTAGAGCCAAGAAATTGCAAATTCCAACAAATTTTGCGCCGACAGCAATGAATGGGTACAGGTTCAATGTGTCAGTATCCTGTCGATATCCTTAACATCCCCATGCCTGACCTTTTATAGACTCAAATAAGTGTATTACAATTGCCCTCTATACTACTGGTATTATCTTTAAACAGTCAACAACTATAGAAAGAAATACAAACTAAAAAAAGTAAGTTTAGCTCAATCAGGAATAGTTTGCTGTGACTTCGGTATGTTGACGCAACAGAACCTTAGAAATCGCAAATTTTGGGCTCCTAGCAACAAATGGTACAGCCGAGTTTTACGGGCTATGGTATTTGTCATAGAGGCACCAAACTACACCCAATTGTGTGCCTTGACCAGGTGGTGCTGGCTTGTATATGTTATCGCCACACATTGTTTTTCAGATGGAACACACCCATGTTATCCAAggccaaaaagaaagaaatgttgGCGGTCTCCCATAAATTCCCATCCGTTGTTTGATCTTTTAATGACCCAGTCAGGGGAACACTGATTCAAGGCAACATACTATAATTACATGTAATACATTACATACATTACATTGTATTACAGCTGCATTCTACAACTGGAACTCTCCACTAACATCGAGGACACCAAATTTTGAAATACACACAGCAAAGTGGGATattgaaaacaaaacccaattgtttttctgtgctcCGCCGTTACCGTCTCCTTTCTCCATCCTCTGACGCAGGGATCAACCATGCCTTTCGGTAACACTCACAACGAGCTGAAGATGAAATTCTCCTCGGAGCAGGAGTACCCAGACCTCAGCAAACACAACAATCATATGGCCAAAGTCCTGACTCCTGAGATGTACGAGCAGTTGAGGAGCAAACAGACACCCAGTGGATTTACTCTGGATGATGTCATTCAGACTGGGATTGATAACCCAGGTAAAAAAGGGAGAGTCGCCGACTGTTCTGTCCTTCTGAGGGTGGTAATGGTGGTGGCGCCGCTGTGCGCTCGGCTTCCTGTACTGTAACCTTACTGTAGTAATACATGGTCTATACAAGGGGTCAATTTCCAGATGTTTACCCAGATGTCACAATCACAATCACAGGggtgtgattggctgctgagtTATGTGGACATGTCATCTCCTCTGACCCTGACTTGATTTGCAGGCCACCCCTTCATCATGACCGTGGGTTGTGTTGCTGGAGATGAGGAGACCTACGAGGTCTtcaaggagctgctggaccctGTGATTATGGACAGACACGGAGGATACAAACCAACCGACAAGCACAAGACCGACCTGAATTCAGCCAACCTGAAGGTGCCCCAAACGGTGACTGGGAAACTGTGACACTAGAGCAGAAGGGCTGAACTTTGTGTTCTTCTGTCAGGGTGGTGATGATCTGGACCCTGATTATGTCCTGAGCTCCCGTGTCCGCACAGGCCGCAGCGTCCGCGGCTTCTGCCTCCCACCgcactgcagcagaggagagaggcGCGCTGTGGAGCAGCTCTCCATCGAAGGTTGGTGCTGCTCCTGTTCTCCTGAAGTTATTCTGATGGTGAATCAGATTTACGACATATTCCAGACGGGTTCTGCTGGAATTCCTCCAGCTGCCTGTCAACACCAGGGGCAGTCAGCCTGGTGTGTAGCGCTCCCTGGCGGCAGCTTGAGGAATTATATAGACTTAAATATTGTTGACATTGgcacccccccttctcccctcctgGCAGCTCTGGACTCTCTGACCGATGACCTGAAGGGGAAATATTACGCCCTGAAGAACATGACCGACGccgaacagcagcagctcattgatgaccacttcctgtttgacaaacCCGTGTCTCCTCTTTTGCTGGCCTCTGGGATGGGGCGCGACTGGCCCGACGCCAGGGGCATCTGGTGAGGTTTGACCCACGTTTGACGGGTTTATTGATCCAATGTTACTAGGAAGTAACTGAAATCCTTCTGAAGGCACAACGACAACAAGACCTTCCTGGTTTGGGTGAATGAGGAAGATCACCTGCGCGTCATCTCCATGCAGAAAGGCGGCAACATGAAGGAGGTGTTTGAGCGCTTCTGCACTGGACTGACCAAGGTAGGAGACAGACCCTCGCTGAGTTCACAGAAACGTTCTGCTGTTAAAACCATGTCTGAAACCTCTTCAGATCGAGAGCCTGTTCAAGGACAGAGGTCACACCTTCATGTGGAACGAACACCTGGGCTACGTCCTCACCTGCCCATCCAACCTGGGCACTGGCCTGCGTGCTGGTGTGCACGTCAAGATACCAAACATGAGCAAACATGAAAAGTTTGAAGATGTCGTCGCCAAGTTGAGGCTCCAGACACGTGGCACTGGTGCGTCAAAGTTCTAACTTGTTTTTGCAGATGTCAGATGTATGATGCACCGAGGGTTCAGGGTGAGTTCCTGTCCTGCTTTCATCAGGTGGCGTGGACACGGCCGCTGTGGGCGGAGTGTTTGACATCTCCAACGGCGACAGACTGGGCTTCTCTGAGGTGGAGCTGGTGCAGATGGTGGTGgatggagtgaagctgctggtggACATGGAGAAGCGGCTGGAGAAAGGAGAGTCCATCGATGACCTGATGCCCGCCCAGAAGTGAACTGGTCCATCCGTACTAAGGCAGCCGTGTGCTGGTTTAGCTGGCTTGAATTAAATGATTTGGTCCAATCTGTGTTTACCGTTTTAGAAAaactaaaatatataaaattgaATTTTAATTTAGAACAAATAGGTATGGAATCAAATGTGGGAATaccaacatttgcattttaattgggaaaaataaacacattttacaaAGTTAAAAGTGTAGTTTGCTTTATACCACCATTTTTTTGCCGCATTATGTACCTTCTCAAATCCATGAACAATACACCTAAAgcttttttacattcttataaAGAATAAATACAATCAAACTCTGAGGTAAAGTCAGATTTTAAGTGTCTAATGCACCCGATTTATTTATTGGCAAATACCGGTAATCGTATCTTTGGATATGAtcttaaaagagaaaaagcccTCTGAACATAATCTACTACAATGTTAAATGACAGCAAACTAAAAACTACAGCTGCATTTTGGTGAAAGGCGAAATTTCCTTTTTGAATATTAGTTTAGCAGAAATTTGAAGCAAAAAATAATTCAAGTCATTTTCCGTCTGCCTTTGTGTATGAAATTTTCGCGCGTTTGTGCTGTGGCGGGAATTTTGGCGGGAATTGTAAGAAGGTCGTACCAACCCTATTTCGGCACATCCGCGCCggtggcgccacctgctggcgcCAGGTATAAACAACAACCTCGTCTAGTGAAATGATCAGCGAGGAAGGACAAAATCAAGTTGACAGACACTTTAATCGAGACGAGTGACCCTTTTAAACCGTGTGGGCGTTTACAGACAAGCCGCCATCTCTAAagaaatacaaaagaaaaaaaaaaagtattgcAGTGAAGCCATCTTCAAAGTACGATACaatatttacactgaaaacaaaacGCTACGTAATCTGTATccaggagggaaaaaataaataagactagaaatgttttttttgtccacaTTCACAGCATGACAAATCATATTCAACTTGTTAATATTGAGCCGCTGAGGCCAGAAGAGACTGAGATATTAGTAGGCAATAGTGATTATTGCTGAAAGCCTTAATCTATACATTATAATATTCAATACATACTctgtaatttgtttttttaaaaaaggagacaTTTGGAAACTGCTACTTGGATGATTGTACAGCTTAAATACTtctatactgtatatatgtactTTAAACCCTTTTGCTCATAGTTTTAACTCGTTGGCAACTTTGGAAGCAATGTTCTTGAAAGCGATGGATGATCCGGATATCCGCTTGAACCTGACGCCGttgagagagagacggggaagCTTGCAGACCTCCATCTCCCACTGGACCAGGTTTTCGGCGCGCCCGTCTCCGTGGACGCAAAGAAGCAGGAAACTCTCTTGTTGTTCGTAGTCGCAGTTGTTGGCGTCGAGCACCTTGCGAATCTCCCTCATGATGTCGCAGGGCTCCATGGAGCTGGTGGTCCTCATACTCCAAGTGAATCTGAGGGAGCGGGGTTTACCGTCTTTACTTTCCCCTTTTTGATCCCCAGGTACATGGCGACTGTTGGCGGGAGAGATATTTTGTTAAATTAGCAGCGGAGACTTAGTTTGTTTGATATTCTAAAAGTGTTTCAACAGCCAGATTATCGTCCTGCGGCGCCAAAGCAGAGACAGACACTAAAGGAATTATTTGCTTTTTGGGAGATTTTGTTCATCACTGTTGCCGAGTCAAACAGCCACtgctagttagcttagcatcaacaTCATAAATGCAGCCTGGTTGTTAGAAATCAAATatgtaacattaaaaaaaaataaaagagaattcTCTTACAGTCAAATTTTTTCTTGAAgacgcagcaacagcagaacatcTCAACCAAAATTAAAATATTCCTTTAGATTTTTCAACATCAGTCCCTCATCAGGACACGTTCTGGCCCCAGTTCAATCCTCGGGAATCAGAACGTTAAATTTATCGGTTCAATCAGAATTATTTCCAGAATCCTCAGATTAAAGTTATCGCTTCTCTTTAGGGAGTCTTGTTAATTTATTGTCAAGTCAAATGTTATTTATATAAATCACTCAAATTATGAAATGGAAAGCTTGATTTCGAATCTCTGGAAACGACTTTGAACAGAAATGTTCAATATTAACATATTAAAACTGTCAATTTTAATTATTCCGATtcaaatcaaactttatttGTACATCGTTTGTTACAATTAACAGATGGGGGAAAAACATAGAAGTTCACAGCAAACTGGAGAAGAATTGAGGATTTTGAAAACAAGACTGATGCTGATTAGATCTGATTAAGGAACATGGAGAGAACATGGAGAACATGCTAGCAGAGCAGCATCGCTGACATGCAACTGCACAAGCCACAACGCTCAAAGGGgacacgcacaccacacacacacacgcacacacacacagaaagcagaGCTGTCATCTTATGGAAGCAGGTGGAGCTCTTCCAGGACAATCTGAAGCCTacactgaaggggggggggcctcACCTTGAGCCCTCAAGTCTCCCGTTTCTCTCAAACTCGGTTGAGACTCTGAGGTGCGtcagacaggaggacaaagagaacaaaatagATGTGGATTGTACATTTTTTTACTGCAGTTACTTTAATATAAACAAGATATGACAGATGTGAAACCACCACCGAAaataaaaggagacaaaaataccaggaagtgaaagattCTGCTTCTCGCTAAGAGAAAACGGTGAAATCGGATGAGCTCAAAGTGATGAAAGACGGCTGATGGGACGAGAGTCAGGACGGGACCGGAAATCCTGCTTTCACATTCAGAGCAACAAGATTCGCTCGATCGGAATGTTTGAGAAGCTTCGAGAATCCCGACCACCTTAAAAAGGTCCAACATCTGAGGCGAGTTCTGGATACTCAAGTCTCTGTTCTGGACCTTCAGGAGCCACAGGAGCTGCTTTTACACTAAAAGTGCTTAACGGGTTCTGTTGCCCACTCTGTTTCCATGACGACCACAACTTCCAGGAAGGAACTGTGTGATTCGCACCGACGATGAAGACCGTCGGCTATTATGGTCTATTCTCCGTCCTTGCTGGAATGACGAAGCACTTGAACCTGTTctagctgctgcaggtgtgacgtGTTTTTATCTGGAAGTTGGAAACTGCATTCCGattaccatgacaacaagaAACGGACGAGACAAGAACCCAGGCCCTGAACCAGTACGGGCTCTCCGTTAGACCCCTGTTCCCCCGACAGGGGTCCAGCATGCAGCTCCAGCCcagtgaagaggaaaaacacagagggcggaggaggagagtcCAGACTCCCCGACAGAGTCGACAACcagaggacacgtggacagaCAGGACTGGCAGCAGGTCCTGCTGCTCAGAGACCGACAGGgtgagaaagggaggaggggtggaggggggtggaggggtggggtgggggggtgagtccCGCCACAGAAAACTGACACTTAAgactcccatctgagagaaatCGAGCAGCCCCTTACTCTAGATCTTCATCTTCCTACAACTCTCTATATCTTCTGCTGCTGAATCTGAAAGAAAAAACGGGATTCTGGAATAAAAAGATGCCAATTTTCTGCACGGACAcatgagagaaaaagaaagagggacAGAATATTGCAGATGTGTGACAtgaggacagaaaaggaaaagaaaaaccgATGAAGGTGAAAAggaagagaatgaaagatgtggcagcagagatggagggcAGAGGACTTACTAAGGGTCTTTCCTCCCTGGGTGGAAGGGACGGCAGGCCCTGATTTAGCTGTCTGCCGTTTGGCCGGGTCAATAGTGACCCtgggcaggagaggaagagcagcaaagaGGTTAAAACGAACAGGAAGGTTAGGAAAGAAAAGACATGAGCTGcagggggagggaggtgggatgAGCTAAGGCGTCCCGTGTGGACCAAGAGGACAGAGATgggacggggggtggggggggggggcgtgaaggAGGAAAACACAGGAGACGCTTATCAAACGAGCCAAAATGGGTGAACGGCGTTGGTGAAGTCATTTAAATTGAGCGTCTACGCTGGGCATGTTTTCAGGTTTACCAAGTGCAACACAGGAAGTTAGCGCACGATACAAGCACGCGGGTCAGACTGCTGGAGGCCAATTAACCTGCTTCATGGAGCCCTTTCAGCTTCCTGTTAATAACTGAAAAGCTAGAAGGGAAATGCTGAAGGAGACCAGTCGGGAAAGACCTTCACACCAAATATTGTGTTATTGTTTCCATCCCAGTGAAGCAGTTTCCTTCCTTTAATTTACTGTTTGAGAAAAACCCTCATTTAGGAACATATTCAGCTCCACTCCTGACTGGTTTGATACCCCGCGAGCGTGTTTTTCTTGCTGCAGACATCAGTGATGACACTCATGATGGAGGATGTTGTAGCTCTACTCagacaccagggggcgctgccgAGCCTCGGACGGCGACCTGCGAGGACCAAAATGGACCTTGGCTGTTCTGAGAGGCCACAGCCGACACTGATCTGTTCCAGTTGGACCACAGAATTCTACTTTTGGAATAAACTTGTCTTGGGAgagttttattttctcccttcctcccccaaTTGAAGCGACAGCGGTAATTTCTGGTTAGTCCAGATAAAAGTGTgcttgtttttatgtgtttactTTGTAAAGTTATTACCGACAGCGAGTGGGATTTCCCGTCTGTGCGACTTATAAAAGGATCTTCTACGCCAAAAGAGGAGCAACTGCTGAGCTTTTTGACTCCCCGGTCATCGTACAGCAGGATCCAGCTAACGATGCCGTAGCAAACGAAGGACTGCTGCACATGCTACAAGCACCCAGGAGCAAAAAGCACCGGCTCAAATCAAAGAAGCGCGGAAGAGCGGCTGCACGAGGGCTGGAAGGCCTCAAACTGCTCTCAAAGAATCAAAGCCCAGAAAGGCTCCCACAAATCTGCTGCGGaagcaacaaaaccaaaatgaaaaTATCTGAAATGACTCCCAAGTTGAGAGAGAAGGTCCATGCACGAACAGAAACGATGCACACGTGAAGCACAAACACGACAGGTCTGCGTTCTGAAGAGGATCATCTCATCTCGTGAGGTTTCCTCCCATCTGACAGTTACAGGAAATCACacagaagagaagcagcagaaatcaTTCAAGGCTCCATCTAAACTGCAGAGTCGGGCGTTTACGACCGTCGcggtgagaaaaaaaacaaccacaagcTGGAAGAAGCAACCTCATGCAAGCCATTATCGATTAGTAACAAGCTGTTTTGTTAAAGTGTTCCAATGACTGATTGTTAAAGGAGCTGCGATTTCCTCTCACAATCATTCATTTGCCACTCGGACCGACCACAGCCGGTACATTTACACACAACCACCACCGAGAATAATCACTGAATAATAGCTAAATAGATCTGTTTTCGAATTCTTGACAAGAGTTGGCAACTAGTCAAAAGGAGGAAACAGTCCAGAAGGTTTGAAAGCTTGAATTCAAAACCAATTCTGTCTTATCCAGCTCCCATTAACAGCTCAGACCAGCACAGACCACCAATAAACCAGGCAGTTTAACAGCCAGTCACATGTTTAGCAGGTTTACTGACTGAACCAGCTTTGTATTGACTAAACTGATATCTGTGGCATCCATTTTAATGTCCAACAATAGACTGTACACAAAGATGGAGGACAAGAATGCGGCCAGATCAAGAAGCCCGCCCCTGGTGGCCGAAGCGGGGAACTGCACCCccttccttcctgctctccagGGATTCGACGCGTGTCGTCCATCTTTACGTCCAGACTGAGTCCAACTCTTGGCaagaaaatataacattaacctTTTTCAAAACTTGACTGTGTGTAAATATACTTGTTTTTGCTCCGCTAAGCAGCGTTAGTTAAGTGGCGGCAGCCCTGCGTGTTCGTCCTCTCAGAGGAGAAGTTGTTCAGTgatatttttctctctttacaCAGCGAAAAGCAGTTCAGGAGTCCTACCTTTTGGTAAACCTGAATGACATGTTTCTACAACAGAATCAGACAAAGAAACAGTGAAAATGGGGAAGGAGGaatgagaggaggaaggagagaaggtgtgtgaggagtgtgaaTGAGTGAACATAAATGTGGCCATTGGAATCATCCACACTGAAAAGGGAAGATCCAATGTTTAATGATCAAAGGATTTCAGGAGCTCATTTTCAGTCGGTCGGTTCAGGAGAGATGTCGCTGGCCTGGCTGCCACCGTTACAGACTTTCCATACTGAGAAATGGTTTCATCATTAATTTGATATTGGTCAAACTTCAGGTAACGAGAGTATAAATCCACTAAGAGTCTGTGGCGGAGATCAAGGCAGCGACAGGTTAAACGGGTCACAAGAGTGAAACTAACAGCTGGATTCTAATATGGACAGGAGACAATATTGTTGTATCGTTTTGAGGAAAATTAATGACTTTGCTTGTTAATCTGAGCAGAGGTCGACTGTCTCATACCTGCGGGTGAGTTTGGAGGTCAGTTTGGAGAAAAGGTTGCTGGTTCCACGGCTGCGAGTCTGTGACAGGGGGGTGGCATCGTGGGAGAGAGTGGGTGAGGCCGGCGGCCCGTTGTATGTGGCGGTGCGCCGGTCTCTCAGGTGCCCGCCGTGGAAGGTGCTGCGGCTGGCGGTGCCTCGTGGGAAACGCAGGCGGTCCGGCGTGGTGGCGTTGGCGATGCTGTGGATCGACGCCACTGGATTCCTCTGGGCGCTGGGAGAAACAGCAACGCTGCTgcggtggaggaggaaggagacacGTTAGGAGCTAAAGCTCGCTGCAGAACACTGCTTGATAGTTTCTCCACTGCAGATTTATCGCTGTCGTTCAGGTTCGGCTTCCCAAACGTGGGAATAGGCTGTGGGCGCATTTCCACTGCAAagttcctggtaaatactggGGGCAGGAACCTTACTGGAACAGTTCTTACTGGGCCCACTTGATGGTCGTGTTTTCACTGCAGGGTGGGACCCCCTCACGAGGTTCCATTTAATGACATGTCACATGAAAGGAGCCAGTTTAGTTTAAGAGAAGGCGTCTTAAAAATGGAGCTCGTTTTGGCACTTTTCGATAaaaaaagttcctgtaaatggtCCTCCAGGGggggttcctgcagtggaaacgcgcCGACTGACAGATTTTACGTGGATAAAACTAGACTGCAATGGAAAAACCTCAATAGTTCCTCCTTAGCTTTTAAATGGCTGATCTTAACATTTGTTCCTGCCATGGATGCAGCTAAATGAATCCTGCATGTTAGACGTCTAATGAGCTGGAAATTAACCAAATGATCTGATTAGCTGGTGGATTCAGGCTACAAGTTGTCTGTGAATGTTGaacaaaatgttaaaacatgGAGCAGAAAGGAGAGAATGAGACTCAGTCCACCAGAAAGGGAAGAAACTACAAAATGTTGGTTACTAGAGATCATCGTCAGGTCATCCAAGGAGGATTATATCATCCATGtgaatcttttt
Above is a genomic segment from Takifugu rubripes chromosome 2, fTakRub1.2, whole genome shotgun sequence containing:
- the LOC101063048 gene encoding creatine kinase B-type-like; amino-acid sequence: MPFGNTHNELKMKFSSEQEYPDLSKHNNHMAKVLTPEMYEQLRSKQTPSGFTLDDVIQTGIDNPGHPFIMTVGCVAGDEETYEVFKELLDPVIMDRHGGYKPTDKHKTDLNSANLKGGDDLDPDYVLSSRVRTGRSVRGFCLPPHCSRGERRAVEQLSIEALDSLTDDLKGKYYALKNMTDAEQQQLIDDHFLFDKPVSPLLLASGMGRDWPDARGIWHNDNKTFLVWVNEEDHLRVISMQKGGNMKEVFERFCTGLTKIESLFKDRGHTFMWNEHLGYVLTCPSNLGTGLRAGVHVKIPNMSKHEKFEDVVAKLRLQTRGTGGVDTAAVGGVFDISNGDRLGFSEVELVQMVVDGVKLLVDMEKRLEKGESIDDLMPAQK